A portion of the Sabethes cyaneus chromosome 3, idSabCyanKW18_F2, whole genome shotgun sequence genome contains these proteins:
- the LOC128740444 gene encoding protein elav-like isoform X2 → MTNKVLAAVQDLQKQNGESQNTATVAAAAAAAAAAASGSDTTRTNLIVNYLPQTMTEEEIRSLFSSVGEVESVKLVRDKNVIYPGQPKGQSLGYGFVNFHRSQDAEQAVNVLNGLRLQNKVLKVSFARPSSEGIKGANLYISGLPKTITQEELETIFRPYGEIITSRVLVQDGNDKPKGVGFIRFDQRKEAERAIAGLNGTTPKGLTDPITVKFSNTPGQNSAAKVVQPALPTFLNPQLTRRLGAIHHPINKGLARFSPMGGEVLDMMLPTAPTNGIGAVAPSGGWSIFIYNLAPETEENTLWQLFGPFGAVQNVKIIKDAATSQCKGYGFVTMTNYEEAMLAIRSLNGYTLGQRVLQVSFKTNKSKVYVRNN, encoded by the coding sequence ATGACGAACAAAGTGCTAGCGGCCGTACAAGATTTACAAAAACAAAATGGCGAATCGCAGAACACCGCCACGGTTGCGGCggctgctgccgctgccgcaGCAGCGGCTTCTGGATCAGACACCACTCGTACCAATTTGATCGTGAACTATTTGCCGCAGACAATGACCGAGGAGGAAATTCGTTCGCTGTTTTCCAGCGTCGGCGAGGTGGAAAGCGTCAAGCTGGTGCGCGACAAAAACGTCATCTATCCGGGCCAGCCGAAGGGACAAAGCTTGGGCTACGGTTTTGTCAATTTCCACCGCTCGCAAGATGCCGAGCAGGCAGTGAATGTGCTGAACGGACTGCGACTGCAGAATAAAGTGCTGAAAGTGTCGTTTGCTCGGCCCAGCTCGGAGGGCATCAAGGGAGCCAATCTTTACATTTCTGGTCTGCCGAAAACCATCACCCAAGAAGAATTGGAAACTATTTTTAGACCATATGGAGAGATTATTACCAGCCGTGTGCTGGTACAGGACGGGAATGATAAACCGAAGGGTGTTGGATTTATTCGGTTCGATCAGCGCAAGGAGGCTGAGCGGGCGATTGCTGGTTTGAATGGAACAACCCCCAAGGGGTTGACAGACCCGATAACGGTGAAGTTTTCGAATACACCGGGACAAAACTCGGCGGCCAAGGTTGTGCAACCGGCCTTACCTACGTTCCTGAATCCACAGTTAACTCGTCGGTTGGGCGCTATTCATCATCCGATCAACAAGGGCCTGGCCCGTTTCTCGCCGATGGGTGGTGAAGTGTTGGATATGATGTTACCGACCGCTCCGACTAACGGTATCGGTGCCGTCGCTCCTTCCGGTGGATGGAGCATTTTCATCTACAATTTAGCTCCGGAGACGGAGGAAAACACACTGTGGCAACTGTTCGGCCCGTTCGGTGCCGTTCAGAATGTCAAAATCATCAAGGATGCAGCGACCAGCCAGTGCAAGGGATACGGCTTCGTGACCATGACGAACTACGAGGAGGCGATGCTGGCCATCCGGTCACTCAATGGATACACCCTCGGCCAACGGGTGTTACAAGTCAGCTTCAAAACCAACAAATCAAA
- the LOC128740444 gene encoding protein elav-like isoform X1, translating to MTNKVLAAVQDLQKQNGESQNTATVAAAAAAAAAAASGSDTTRTNLIVNYLPQTMTEEEIRSLFSSVGEVESVKLVRDKNVIYPGQPKGQSLGYGFVNFHRSQDAEQAVNVLNGLRLQNKVLKVSFARPSSEGIKGANLYISGLPKTITQEELETIFRPYGEIITSRVLVQDGNDKPKGVGFIRFDQRKEAERAIAGLNGTTPKGLTDPITVKFSNTPGQNSAAKVVQPALPTFLNPQLTRRLGAIHHPINKGLARFSPMGGEVLDMMLPTAPTNGIGAVAPSGGWSIFIYNLAPETEENTLWQLFGPFGAVQNVKIIKDAATSQCKGYGFVTMTNYEEAMLAIRSLNGYTLGQRVLQVSFKTNKSNSSFGEQ from the exons ATGACGAACAAAGTGCTAGCGGCCGTACAAGATTTACAAAAACAAAATGGCGAATCGCAGAACACCGCCACGGTTGCGGCggctgctgccgctgccgcaGCAGCGGCTTCTGGATCAGACACCACTCGTACCAATTTGATCGTGAACTATTTGCCGCAGACAATGACCGAGGAGGAAATTCGTTCGCTGTTTTCCAGCGTCGGCGAGGTGGAAAGCGTCAAGCTGGTGCGCGACAAAAACGTCATCTATCCGGGCCAGCCGAAGGGACAAAGCTTGGGCTACGGTTTTGTCAATTTCCACCGCTCGCAAGATGCCGAGCAGGCAGTGAATGTGCTGAACGGACTGCGACTGCAGAATAAAGTGCTGAAAGTGTCGTTTGCTCGGCCCAGCTCGGAGGGCATCAAGGGAGCCAATCTTTACATTTCTGGTCTGCCGAAAACCATCACCCAAGAAGAATTGGAAACTATTTTTAGACCATATGGAGAGATTATTACCAGCCGTGTGCTGGTACAGGACGGGAATGATAAACCGAAGGGTGTTGGATTTATTCGGTTCGATCAGCGCAAGGAGGCTGAGCGGGCGATTGCTGGTTTGAATGGAACAACCCCCAAGGGGTTGACAGACCCGATAACGGTGAAGTTTTCGAATACACCGGGACAAAACTCGGCGGCCAAGGTTGTGCAACCGGCCTTACCTACGTTCCTGAATCCACAGTTAACTCGTCGGTTGGGCGCTATTCATCATCCGATCAACAAGGGCCTGGCCCGTTTCTCGCCGATGGGTGGTGAAGTGTTGGATATGATGTTACCGACCGCTCCGACTAACGGTATCGGTGCCGTCGCTCCTTCCGGTGGATGGAGCATTTTCATCTACAATTTAGCTCCGGAGACGGAGGAAAACACACTGTGGCAACTGTTCGGCCCGTTCGGTGCCGTTCAGAATGTCAAAATCATCAAGGATGCAGCGACCAGCCAGTGCAAGGGATACGGCTTCGTGACCATGACGAACTACGAGGAGGCGATGCTGGCCATCCGGTCACTCAATGGATACACCCTCGGCCAACGGGTGTTACAAGTCAGCTTCAAAACCAACAAATCAAA CTCCAGTTTCGGTGAACAATAG